The genomic segment AACACATTTCtaatattcttttaatattgtaaaataatcccaattatttttaaattacaaaaacggcccacaaaatttttaatatttctcatcgtttcaaaataattaatttttaaaaaagggCGAAACGAGACCGTTTCGACATTTCCGAAGCTTTATTATATAATCAAAGCTTGAGGTGTTGTCAAACCCAGCAGAAGAATTTATGTGACTCAATCGCAACTCACACGTGGCTACCAATAGCATTACCAAACCAACCGTATCCCGCAACCGGATGGCGGTTCTTCACCCGGATCTGCGCTCCATGATCGGTATCCCCGCCAGATTCTTCTCTGGCTCCCTCCGTACGCCGGCGCAGCTGAAAGCATCGGTCTCCGACAAGCCGCCGACCTGCACCGCCGACGAGCTTCACTATGTCTCGGTCCACAGCTCCGATTGGAGACTCGCCCTCTGGCGCTACAAGCCTCCTCTTAAGGTCTGTCTCGCCCTCTCTACGTGGGTTCTTCGTCTTGTTGTACTGAAAATGCGGCTGATTCGCTAGTGTTTGTTGATAGGCCCCTAAGAGGAATCATCCGTTGTTGCTTTTATCTGGTGTTGGGACGAACGCAGTTGGATTTGATCTCTCCCCTGGGGTTAGTTTATAATCCTTTCGTCACACTCAATTGCTTGATAATAGTTTCGTCTTCGTTCGTTTTTGCTATTTCGCCTTGTCTTGGAAATCCTAATCTTAATTTATCAGTATGTTGGGTTCTTTAGAAATTTTGACATAAGTGCCAACTGGTCTCATCTTTCTTTCATTTGTCCTAACCCTGAGATTGTAATCTTGGCAATGAACTAGTTTCTTGATTCGATTACTCAAGGTGTTTTtggaattacaaaaaaaaaaaatatatccaaaaGTTGGGTTTTGTATACCcaaaattttgtagaaaatgagcAATGCTCCTTTAAGACTctacataaatgaaaaaattagaCCAATACTCTCCCTGAACCCCCTCCAATCTCTTTAACTTCTCCAACACTAAACCCCAAACTGTTTTAGGCTCGCTAAACCTGGTGACATATGGAAATTCAAAGATGTTGTTTATAGAGGTTCACATCTCATCTCATAATAAGCGGTAAACTATCCCATATCATCTGTTTTCTTGGTAAAAAAATGTTCAGTTTTCCCCAAATTATAGTTGGAGGTCCTATCTTGTTCTGTTGTGTTCTTGAAGGataatttgactaatttttcTATAGTATCTCTACTTcattatcaaatcaaatatggGGTTTTCTCGTTTGCCATGTTCATTTAGTGATCCACTCAATTAATTAAGATGTGGATGCCTAGGTCTGCTCGCATTTTCCTATTTGCATTTACTGCGCTCGAGTTCCCTATCATCATTGTGgatataaatgataattatcATCTCAATAAATGGCAATCACATGAACTAATGACCCTCTGGTTTAGTTCTCAGGCTGACATAGTTCAGATCAGAGTGACAGTAAAATGGAACAGTcaattgcaaattaaatttctttagaATTTCCTGGTTTTTTAACCTTATTATATGGCACTTCTTTGCTTCCGTCTGGCTCCCTTGATTTGGCCTTTGTTGATGAATTTGATGTGTTTTTGCAGTCTTCATTTGCACGTTACATGTCCAGCCAAGGGTTTGATACATGGATTATGGAACCTCGTGGTGCTGGGTTAAGCACTGAAGGGGTGAGATATCCCGAGGTTGAGGAATCTGTCAAGACCATTTCCAAGCAGGGTTTGGCTATTAAGCACGAAAAAGATGGTGCATGCTCGGTAAAACAGTCATCACATATCAATTCTGATGCACTTCCTGAATTTGAGGTCTCTTTAACCAGAGATAAAGGGATGGTGGCCAGATTTGATAAATCACGAAAGACAAGGTTGGCAGAAACTATTATGGGTTTATCTGAAAGACTCTCTGGCTTGTTAAATGAAGGTCAAAGGAAGATTGTCGCTTGCTTggttatttgattaaatttaattagaaaaatcatTAGTGATGTTAGGGGACAATTTTCAGGTTTATTAGAAGGAAAGCAGAATTCTGCTATTTCTAGTCAAATCACTGATTTGAGTCAAAAACTCATAAATATCATTGAAGAAGGTCAAGAATCAGTGTCTCCACAGTTTATTGACTTCACAGAGTGGTTCACTACAAGAATAGAAGATTTCCGGAAACAACTTGAGCTGATTGTGAAGTATAACTGGGATTTTGATCACTATCTGGAAGACGACGTGCCTGCTGTGGTGAGGACATCTtcaaattagaaagaaaaataaaatcataaatagaaACTAAATTGATCCTTTTAACATTACCTTTCCAGCTATTACTGTTTTATGTTGAATAGATTTAACATCTGCTTCAACAGTGCTATATAATTCGTTAAAACCAATTTTGTTAATACAGATGGATTATATAAAGGCTCGATGCAAACCGAAGGATGGCAGGTTACTTGCAGTTGGTCACTCCCTGGGGGGTATCTTGCTTTATGCAATGCTCTCACAAAATGGTATGATTCTCTGTAGTTTCCGTTTCTAACCCCTTGCTGATTATGACATGTTCTGCTTTTTTCCCTCCCCCCACAAAGTTGgcattgcttttttttttttttcctttgaatgtTTATGCATTGCTGGTATTATTATCTTGACAACTAAATTTATATGCTCCCTCCTCCCATATCACCATATCTTCAAAGCTTATCAGCATTTTAATGAAGTTTTACTTGtgtattatgatttttttttttttcctgttgaATGGGTTGtgtatttcaaattttctttctttctttctttctccttcatcTTGGTTATTGATATAGTTCATGTCTCTAATTACTCCAAAAGGTTCCAAAGGAAGGGACACTGGATTGGCAGGAGTTGTAACTCTAGGATCATCCCTGGACTACACTACCTCAAGATCATCACTAAAACTGCTTCTGCCCCTGGCAAGTGGAGAGGGACTAGTTGTTTTGAACAACTCCTTGCTGTTCACCTGTGACTTATTTCAATTCCTAATTGGTTATGAGACTGATATTGATTAACTTGGCATACAGGCAGATCCAGCACAAGCTTTTAACGTTCCTATTATTCCTGTGGGATCACTGCTTGCTGCAGTTTATCCTCTTGCATCCCGGCCTCCGTATGTTTTGTCGTGGTTAAATATTCTGATATCTGCTGAGAACATGATGCATCCGGAACTGTTTGAGAAGCTCGTCTTAAACAACTTTTGTAAGTACATAACGTggttaaatattttgtaaatactCAAATGAAGGTTCTTTGTCAACACTCGCCATGAAATGTAACCCTTCAACTCCATTGTTGTAAATGAAGTCTATCTGCATAGTTAGAATCATTTCTCAATTTGAACTAGTACAAATATGGGGCTTCCAGCATCTGTACTGTTGTATCAGCCATTCTTTTCCAGTTTTCCTCTCCCAATGAATGCAGACCTTTAGTTGGTTGGTTGAGAATCTCAGTGTGGTTACAGGCACTGTACCAGGTAAGCTTCTCTTGCAGCTCACAACAGCTTTCCAAAAGGGTGGTCTCTGTGACAGGAGTGGGACTTTCTTTTACAAGGATCATTTGTACAAGACCAATGTGCCGGTTCTAGCACTTGCTGGAGACCAAGACCGAATCTGTCCACCTGATGCTGTGTTCGGTAGGAGGATTACCCTTTCACAATATGATTCTGCATCTTTAATGGATTCTAGTTTCTCTCAGAGCCTCTCTCCTACCTTGATGATATTGATGGTGCAGAGACAGTCAAGCTGATGCCGAAGCATTTGGTTACCTATAAGGTTTTTGGTGAACCAAGGGGTCCACATTATGCTCACTACGATCTAGTTGGAAGTCGTTTGGTAAGTACTGACCTTCACATTCAGAGACTCAAGCGGTTTTTCTCACCATCATCAGGCACGCAATATTTCTTTTGACAGTTTTAGCCATTCATTTGAGTTCAAATTTTCTAAATGCAGGCAGCAGAGCAAGTGTATCCATTCATAATCGAGTTTCTAACTCAACATGATATGAACAATTTGCCATAGAGAGTGTAGAACTCGAATTTTCTTCTTGTGTTGATCTCTTCCTCTCCCAACCTTCTCTGTTGGTGAAGAATGGAGCTGTCTCAATTCCACATTGGATAAAGGGTAAGGGCATACTGTGTCCTTGTATACTGGCTTAGTGGCTTTGGTATTCTGTCTTTTATCTGTCAGCAAAGAGCATACATCTCAGGAGGATGCTGAAAGAAAGATATCCATTCTCTTAACAACCATGGAATTACTTTGGAACTCTCAAGATTTTACCTATGAGAAAATATGTGGGAAGCAGTATATAAGGTCTTGTATATTGACAATGCATGTTATGGTGCTAAGTTAAAATTGTGAAAAAGAAGTATGAGAAAGGTCTTTATCTTGCAAACGCGGGTTGTTTATCACTCACTAGACCCAAAATTGAGACTTCAGGTTTCAAGTTCAAGTTTAGTGCCCAAGAATTCTTTGGCGGTTGTCCCTTTGTATTgcctagaaatttaaaaatgactGCTTCGGATCACTCTTAACAAGAGTTTTCTTAAATGTTTGGGATGATATGGTGTGCTGATCCCTGTAATGTTTAGAAGGCAATACACATAGCTCAAGTCACCTGGCAAAAATTGGTGCTTCCTTGCTTGCTGGGTTAGCTTGAAAAGAACACTCATCTGTGAGGCTCTAGCCTTAAAAGCCAAGAATCCAGAATCATTTCAAATTACTAATAAACATTTGAAAGCACTCCAGAACCATAGCTAACACTTAAAATTCATGAGTAGAAGAAAACGAATCAAGCCATTGTTAACAGGCGTTACAAACCAAACATCAGAACAAAATGTGGATAACTGTGATTTGTATGAGAATGGCACAGACTGAAAAGGTTCATGGTCCATTCAGAGGACCACAAAATAAATTCGAATCAACAGGGGGCTCTCAATCAAGAAGCATtcatcatttcaaatttaatttgtagatagaaataggaagaagacacacaaaaaatgaattattgcTTGCGCAGGAGATCAAGCCTGTACAGTGGAGAGATGGAAGGCACAGTTCTCCATCACCATGCGGGTTAAGGGAGACTCGAACATGTTGGGGGGCATCATTTTTGAGAGGCTGCAGCAGTTTTACAGATAGGGCAAGTATTCTTCCGCGCAAGCCACTGCTTTATGCAGTGAATATGGTAGAAGTGCCCACATTCCAGCTTCCCCATCTCATCGTCGTTTTCATAGTCCTCCTGAGCCGATGATAAAAAAGAGGGTGCATTTCAGAAGGGGAAATTGAAGGAAAGGCATGACATCTGAAGAAGAATGTTAATAACCAACCTGGCAAATGCTgcatttccattccatttctGTGGCAAACTGTGAAAACCCATTGTCAAAAAGTTTGGTTTTCCTCAGGCAGTGAACGATCTCATCCTCTTTTAGTCCAGTGTTCACATACCCAATCCTATCGCCAAGCTCAAGCAACTCCTGTTTGCACCACCAAAATCAGAAGGTCTTAATGGAAGATACCATGATACATGCATTAGATGAATTCACATTCCAAATATGAAATGAGGTCAGAGATGCATTTGTGAGAAAAAAGACACACTTCATACGACATGTTATCAACATCAAGTCTCCAGTCCCTGTATCGATCAAATCCAACAGATCTTCCTCCCATCAGCAGACTACTTTGGAACATCATGATCTGCAAACCAGCCAGCGCTATTTTAGATAAGTCCTATTGATGTTAGATATAATCAACAAGTATTTACTGAATGATCCTAGTACttgtttcttcaattatttttagCCAAACACACATGAAATTCATGAAATAGATATAAAGTAGGTCCCTCCCAGTAGAGAGAAGCAATCTACAAGTAAAATGTAGCTCAAAGCAACATTCATATGCGACCATTATTCAACTATCAACCATCCAACAGGAAGTCCATTACATGGACAGATATTCAttttaaagaacaaaaaaacaCAGAGAGAAAGTAGTAGGTTATGTAATGATGTATACCATCTTTGTCTAGTTCTACCTTCCTTGTTATGCAAGTGTCAGTACAATTTCAAAAAAGTAATTGAAGTTGCCAGTTTTTCATACTAACAAGTAAATGTGTATAGCACGCTTGTCACAGTTGAATATATGCAACACATAATTCACATACAAAAATGCCCTTGTCATCCCCATGTCAGCAtcatatttttgcaaaattggCAACATCGTTTTTTGTGCCTCGGAAAGGCCGCAGCTGGTGCCAACATATATGCTCCAAGGCTTCTTTATGccacttttttcttttggtagATATAAAGGTAATAGCAGTTGGGGAGACTACTGTCGTCCGTTTTATGTTCCTAACACGAACATAATGCTTCCAATTGAAGTGAACTGGTAATgacttttcatttttcaactatGACCTGCCATTACTATTTCACTTTAGGTTCACTAGACAGGATTCCATCCATTCGGCATACATTTGTGGCAACTTGATTCCTGCTGTGGCAATTCCCCATATAACTCACAAGAATACAGAGttagaaaatttaaagaaagaaaaatgtataAACAAAAACAACAGTTTGGCCAATGTCATGCTATCCCTATAGTCATCATTTATACCACTGTTCAACACAGGCAGTCAGCTACAAAGAATgctaacatttcaaaattcttacAGGCATCAACTTTATGATCGTGGTAGAATCATGCACTCACCTGTGTTAATATGATGCACGAATTGCCGACACTAAAAGAAATTGAACGCTGTTCTTTGTCATGTTGATCATCTATCCAACCAAGTGGTTACCTCATTCTACTCTGAGAGGGAACATATATTCAGTTTTTCTAGGAGCCAAATCGAGCAGTCATCAAGATTTCCTAGTTGAAACCATGAACTACTTACCATATAACTGATTTGTTAAGAAAGCCTACAATGTCAAATTAGTTTACTTAATCATGTAACATTTTTTTGGGGCAACCCTTGGGAGCAATGGTCAAGTCATAGGctcaagttgtggaaacaacATTTTTGCACAAAAAGTAAGGATAAGGTTTCGTATCAAAAGATTCTCCTCCAACCCTCACAAAGTAGGAAGCATTGTGCACTGGGTATGTCCTTTTGAACGTTTCTTGTTTGTTtggattgaagagaaatgaaatagagtataacttaaaaaagagaagaatagaTGAAGACATACATCCTTACTCTTTGGAAAAGGGGAAGGGGGAGAAACATTTCTTTACTTCTGTTTGTTTAGAgggaaaaaatgagagaaagtgaAATGGTTAGCTTAAATAGATAAATATGGGATATAATTgacatttaaacatattaaataataaataaaaatgcttcacttttcttccatagaaggaaatgaagggaaaggaaatttcctttttttttttttttgggggggggggggggttatccTAGTACTACTTAATTCTTCAATTCACCCCTATTTCCCTCCTAAAAGACTATCCTAACAACGTATTAGACTTTTCAAATGTGTTAATGATTATAGATTGATGTTAGATGGAAACTGGTATCATATCAAGCGTGGGTGTGTCCACCCTCAGTCTTAAGATTCTAACATATGTACCTGGAAGTTAAATACAGTACATGGACATATTGGTGACCGGTCATTACATAATATTCTGGAATATATAGTAGTATAGTCTAGGAATGTTCTTCAACTAAatgaaattaagaagaaaaatgaattttatcttttgtcCATCTTacagttttgaaaattttctttagtattaaaGGTGatcatttttattctattttctgGCAATCCAAGTGTGTAATTTTGGCTATTAAGACACATATTTTTACTCTTAACCTAGTCATGTCTGATGGACACACATGCATAACATTCCTAGAGGTGGTGATTCCATTAGTACAGAAGCATCTTTCCTAGATGGCTCTTCTTCAGAGATATTTTATCCAAGAACTTTACATTCCTGTGACCCATGCCAAGAAACCAGTTTATCTAAGAGTTAGGAATTCCATAACAAAAGTTGCCTTAAAATTGCTTTCATTATACACCAATTGAGCATCTATTGCATTTGAGCCAATTCACGGACGACTGCAATAACAAATGTGCTTGGAAATACAGAAATCAATATGATGAAGTATTATTGAATCAGACAGCATTTCATATTGTTCTCAGATAAGTGCTTTTACTAGATATTAGCGTTCAAGTAAATTCACAACTACTAAATGCAACAAACAACTGGACTTAACTCCTTTTGATAAGAAGTATTGAATTGGAGCATCTACCAAGTCCAATGCAGAAACACAGAACCTAATATTTGAAATGGAAAGCTATTACTACTAGTTCTAACCCTACATCTCAGACTTAGACATTAGCACGCATGCACCCCATTTATCCAAAAGCATCAACAGATGAATACATTAATCCCCAAGATTAAATCTCACATCTCACTTAAAGCAAAACGAAGTAGACTTGTAACAACTACAGGTTAAATGCTTAAATTGATGTCCAGTCTCAAGGTAGATAAAGGAAGAGATGCACATTAGTTAGCTGGCAGCCAGCATAAAAGCATCAGAAATTATATCACAATTTCCAGACAAGAaggctagaattcatgtagttgacgCCACTTTATGGGATTAAAGGATAGTGATTGTTGTAATTGtatatgataatatataataatgctAAAAAAGACAGATGTGCACAAACCTCGGCAAGACCTTCAGGAGAAGGATGGCGGACATGACGGTGATACCTTGATCCAAATACATCAAATCCTGTCATTCCAAAGGAATGATCAGAATCCAATAAAGAGATTGCCTCCGGGTTCACCATTCTCCGTGTAGGACATGAACGTTGCTGCCAATGCAATAGAAGCAAATTAGTTTCAGCATATGCATATAACTATCTACAAATGAGCAATTAAGCACTAACAATCTTTAAATCGGCATTGATGAAAAagtaatatatttcatatacaaTCAAGATGAAAGGGCAATGCAACATCTCTTCAGAAATAATAGAGGCATCTGAAGACATAAAGCATGAAATCCTACAATATATACAGAGTACATCATGCAGATTGCTAAATGGAAAAtatacaagtaaaaaaaaaaaatcaaagtaacatatggatggatgaaaaaaaaaaatggtttaaGCAGTGCTCATGGAAGCTCAAAAtagtaaatgaaaaataataaaaaatgacatacAATACACTGAAAGACAAACATGTATATATCTGAAAAAAGGTCAGCTCATCAAAAGTAGTCATTCAAGAAAACATATATTGATCTCTACTCCTTAACATGTGCCATAtaacagaaagaagaagaaagaatccCTTACCCAGGCAAAAGTATAAGACGGAACAAGTAAAGAACCACATTGTTAGGATCggtctgataccacttgttagaATAGGATTGTGCATAATCATAcacaaaaatcaagagaaaacaagaacaaaaatttaACATGGTTGAACTCAATGCATACGTCCACAACAATGACCAGATAAGAACATCCCTAGAATTTTTAACCAAATGATTTTGGTTCTTATCGAATGACCAATACCCATTTTTATTAGATCAAGATCAAGCTCAAGCACAATGAACATACAGAAATAAAATCGAAAGCAAGAGCAAGAACCCGCCAAGAACCAGCCATAAGATAGGAGAACATCAATTACCTCCCTCTGATTCATATTGGCACCATCAACTTTGACTCTTCCGGCGCCGGGCCTTCTCGAAACAACGCAATCAACAGAGGCGGCAGCATCAGCGGCGAAGCCAATCCCGGGCCCGCAGCAAACGTCGGGAACAACCACGGCGGCCGACGCCGACGACGGGTCGGAACCGTTCGCCATGCCCAAATCCCTACCCTTCTTCTTACTCTTCtgcttttgcttcttcttcctcaccttcTTAGCTTCCCAATCGGCCGACGCCCGGATCGCCGCCGGCACCGAGACCTGCGGCGAGGCGGCGCATCCGAGACCCCGGAGCGTCCCCGCCGCAAAGTTCTTCTTTTTGGGCGTGGCagcggaggcggaggcggaggcggaggcgtCGTTGGCGGCGGGGGTGAAGGTGGAAAGGAGGAGA from the Diospyros lotus cultivar Yz01 unplaced genomic scaffold, ASM1463336v1 superscaf1, whole genome shotgun sequence genome contains:
- the LOC127792773 gene encoding uncharacterized protein LOC127792773, giving the protein MAVLHPDLRSMIGIPARFFSGSLRTPAQLKASVSDKPPTCTADELHYVSVHSSDWRLALWRYKPPLKAPKRNHPLLLLSGVGTNAVGFDLSPGSSFARYMSSQGFDTWIMEPRGAGLSTEGVRYPEVEESVKTISKQGLAIKHEKDGACSVKQSSHINSDALPEFEVSLTRDKGMVARFDKSRKTRLAETIMGLSERLSGLLNEGLLEGKQNSAISSQITDLSQKLINIIEEGQESVSPQFIDFTEWFTTRIEDFRKQLELIVKYNWDFDHYLEDDVPAVMDYIKARCKPKDGRLLAVGHSLGGILLYAMLSQNGSKGRDTGLAGVVTLGSSLDYTTSRSSLKLLLPLANPAQAFNVPIIPVGSLLAAVYPLASRPPYVLSWLNILISAENMMHPELFEKLVLNNFCTVPGKLLLQLTTAFQKGGLCDRSGTFFYKDHLYKTNVPVLALAGDQDRICPPDAVFETVKLMPKHLVTYKVFGEPRGPHYAHYDLVGSRLAAEQVYPFIIEFLTQHDMNNLP
- the LOC127792775 gene encoding uncharacterized protein LOC127792775 — encoded protein: MPLVVAENSTMAEPIRYRRPRNQSQPISDPNQIPSIIQSTRCKSTISSLLLSTFTPAANDASASASASAATPKKKNFAAGTLRGLGCAASPQVSVPAAIRASADWEAKKVRKKKQKQKSKKKGRDLGMANGSDPSSASAAVVVPDVCCGPGIGFAADAAASVDCVVSRRPGAGRVKVDGANMNQREQRSCPTRRMVNPEAISLLDSDHSFGMTGFDVFGSRYHRHVRHPSPEGLAEIMMFQSSLLMGGRSVGFDRYRDWRLDVDNMSYEELLELGDRIGYVNTGLKEDEIVHCLRKTKLFDNGFSQFATEMEWKCSICQEDYENDDEMGKLECGHFYHIHCIKQWLARKNTCPICKTAAASQK